One cyanobiont of Ornithocercus magnificus DNA segment encodes these proteins:
- a CDS encoding excinuclease ABC subunit UvrB has product MMNNYILRAPYTPQGDQPAAIAQLVDGIQQGQRYQTLLGATGTGKTFTVANVIAKIGRPTLVLAHNKTLAAQLCNELRGFFPHNAVEYFISYYDYYQPEAYVPVSDTYIAKTASVNEDIDMLRHSATRSLFERQDVIVVASISCIYGLGIPSEYLKAAVKFKVGKVLDVRDSLRRLVNNQYCRNDIEVTRGSFRVKGDVIEIGPAYEDTLVRIGFFGDEVESICYINPTTGKTLRSLEAINIYPAKHFVTPKDRLDNAMKAIHAELEDQLKLLSSEGKLLEAQRLGQRTTYDLEMLQQVGYCNGVENYARHLADRAEGSPPECLIDYFPKDWLLIVDESHVTCPQLKAMYNGDQARKKVLIDHGFRLPSAADNRPLKSEEFWDKTESTIFVSATPGDWELKISGGRITEQIIRPTGVLDPVVEVRPTAGQVDDLLSEINMRTVKRQRVLITTLTKRMAEDLTDYLAENGVRVRYLHSEVHSIERIEIIQDLQIGKYDVLVGVNLLREGLDLPEVSLVIILDADKEGFLRAERSLIQTIGRAARHVEGVALLYADNLTKSIAKAIEETDRRRSIQQAYNERHGIIPKAVSKKSNNSILDLIELSRCLKEGMLSESALQINDGAEKISDGSDNIEVDLDSLPELIRQLEVRMREAAKSLNFEEAAKLRDQVKQLQQKLTGEPEMAKTTASCAQGTHQDV; this is encoded by the coding sequence ATGATGAATAACTACATCTTGAGAGCACCATATACACCTCAGGGAGACCAACCAGCGGCAATTGCGCAACTGGTAGATGGCATCCAGCAAGGTCAGCGCTATCAGACCTTGCTCGGCGCAACAGGCACAGGCAAAACGTTTACAGTCGCTAATGTCATTGCGAAGATAGGTCGCCCAACCTTAGTACTAGCTCACAACAAAACGCTAGCAGCACAACTATGCAATGAGCTGCGGGGTTTCTTCCCGCACAATGCTGTTGAATACTTTATTTCCTACTACGATTACTACCAGCCTGAAGCTTATGTACCAGTGAGCGATACATACATTGCTAAGACAGCTTCAGTTAATGAAGATATTGATATGTTGCGTCACTCAGCTACACGCTCCCTATTCGAGCGTCAGGATGTAATCGTTGTGGCTTCAATTAGCTGCATCTATGGCCTTGGAATTCCTAGTGAATATCTTAAGGCAGCAGTTAAATTTAAGGTAGGTAAAGTTCTCGATGTGCGCGACTCACTTCGGAGACTAGTGAATAATCAATACTGTCGAAACGATATTGAGGTCACTCGTGGTAGCTTCCGTGTCAAAGGTGATGTAATCGAAATTGGACCAGCCTATGAAGACACGTTAGTGCGGATCGGATTTTTTGGCGATGAAGTGGAGTCGATCTGCTATATAAATCCAACTACTGGGAAGACCTTGCGAAGCTTAGAAGCTATAAATATCTACCCAGCTAAGCACTTTGTAACACCAAAAGACCGTTTAGATAACGCAATGAAAGCAATTCATGCTGAACTGGAAGACCAGCTAAAACTTCTTAGCAGTGAAGGCAAGCTTTTGGAGGCACAGCGCCTAGGACAACGCACAACATATGACCTGGAAATGCTACAGCAGGTTGGCTACTGCAACGGCGTCGAGAATTATGCTCGACATCTAGCAGACCGTGCTGAAGGATCACCGCCTGAGTGTCTGATTGATTACTTTCCTAAAGACTGGTTATTAATTGTAGACGAGAGTCATGTGACTTGTCCACAGCTAAAGGCTATGTACAACGGTGACCAAGCTCGCAAGAAAGTATTGATCGACCATGGCTTTCGACTACCAAGTGCAGCAGACAATCGGCCTTTAAAGAGTGAAGAGTTTTGGGACAAAACTGAAAGCACAATATTTGTAAGTGCAACACCAGGTGATTGGGAGCTAAAGATAAGTGGTGGCAGAATAACTGAACAGATAATCCGGCCAACAGGGGTTCTTGATCCAGTGGTTGAGGTGCGACCAACTGCAGGTCAAGTAGATGATTTGCTAAGTGAGATCAACATGCGTACTGTGAAGCGGCAGCGGGTACTAATAACAACACTGACCAAGAGAATGGCAGAGGACCTGACTGACTACTTGGCAGAGAATGGTGTTCGGGTACGCTACTTACATTCAGAAGTTCATTCAATTGAGCGAATAGAGATTATTCAGGATCTTCAGATAGGGAAGTATGATGTACTGGTAGGGGTAAACCTGTTGCGAGAAGGCTTAGACTTACCAGAAGTCTCACTAGTGATAATCCTTGATGCTGACAAAGAGGGTTTCTTGAGAGCAGAGCGGTCGTTAATACAGACAATTGGTCGTGCGGCACGCCATGTGGAGGGAGTTGCATTACTTTATGCAGATAATCTCACAAAGTCTATAGCAAAAGCAATTGAAGAAACTGACCGTCGTCGTAGTATACAGCAAGCTTACAATGAAAGGCATGGTATTATTCCTAAAGCAGTAAGTAAAAAATCGAATAACTCAATCCTGGATCTTATAGAGCTATCGCGCTGCCTCAAAGAAGGCATGCTAAGTGAAAGCGCTCTGCAGATTAATGATGGGGCAGAAAAGATTTCAGACGGAAGCGATAATATAGAAGTAGACTTAGACAGTCTACCAGAATTAATTAGGCAGCTGGAAGTTAGAATGAGAGAAGCAGCAAAGAGTCTTAATTTCGAAGAAGCAGCTAAACTGCGCGATCAGGTCAAGCAATTGCAGCAAAAGCTTACTGGTGAACCTGAAATGGCAAAAACTACTGCATCATGTGCTCAAGGCACACACCAGGATGTTTAA
- a CDS encoding pseudaminic acid synthase, with amino-acid sequence MEIAGKKVGQGQTFIIAEVGSNHKGDIQCAKEHIDAAAETGVDAIKFQSLNLRKLWHMPSKEIRELHSQIDFPEDWHLELLEYANCRGLLFSSSPTYLDAVRIMDDIGVPFFKIASAQAGTFPQLVHKVASTGKPTFFSSGIASYEQISSVIKIFQGEGNRNYAIFHCNSVYPAPANIVHLKRMKTFRDMFKCPVGFSDHTDGITVALAAIALGADMLEKHFRLDSILDSPDAPFSLTPSQFTYMVKNIRIVEVACGNKDRLDLEASEASFRETIRYRLVLRCDKGEGEELSATDFDYLRNRKGIDVNQESLVLSHFVLSHTVKSGSLLHWSDLKGKV; translated from the coding sequence ATGGAAATAGCCGGAAAAAAAGTTGGACAAGGACAAACTTTCATCATTGCAGAAGTGGGGTCAAACCATAAGGGTGACATCCAATGTGCGAAGGAACATATCGATGCCGCAGCTGAGACTGGGGTAGATGCTATCAAGTTTCAGAGCCTTAACCTCAGGAAGTTATGGCATATGCCGAGCAAGGAAATCAGGGAACTACACTCCCAAATAGATTTTCCTGAAGATTGGCATCTAGAGCTGTTGGAGTATGCGAACTGCCGGGGTCTGCTCTTCTCATCATCCCCAACATATCTAGATGCAGTTAGGATAATGGATGATATAGGTGTCCCATTCTTTAAGATAGCATCTGCTCAAGCAGGGACTTTTCCTCAATTAGTGCATAAGGTTGCATCAACCGGAAAGCCAACTTTCTTCTCTAGCGGGATTGCTAGCTATGAGCAAATATCCTCGGTCATCAAGATATTTCAAGGTGAAGGGAACAGAAATTATGCCATCTTTCATTGCAATAGCGTGTATCCAGCGCCTGCAAATATCGTACATCTAAAGCGAATGAAGACTTTCCGTGACATGTTTAAGTGTCCTGTTGGTTTTTCTGACCACACAGATGGCATCACTGTTGCATTAGCAGCTATTGCGCTTGGCGCTGATATGCTTGAGAAGCACTTCCGTTTAGATAGCATACTAGACTCTCCTGATGCTCCATTTTCCCTAACACCATCTCAGTTCACCTATATGGTGAAAAATATACGAATAGTTGAAGTAGCTTGTGGTAATAAAGATCGCCTTGATTTGGAGGCATCTGAGGCCAGCTTTCGTGAGACGATCCGCTACCGTCTAGTCCTACGCTGTGATAAAGGAGAGGGCGAAGAACTTTCCGCTACTGACTTCGATTATCTTCGTAACCGTAAAGGTATCGACGTTAACCAAGAGTCGTTAGTCTTGAGCCATTTTGTGCTTAGCCACACAGTCAAGTCAGGATCTCTTCTTCATTGGTCTGACTTAAAAGGTAAGGTATGA
- a CDS encoding UDP-2,4-diacetamido-2,4, 6-trideoxy-beta-L-altropyranose hydrolase: MSTRPTLYTIPESKLLLSCKSRSLVDSWGTQYGPTTPLNKGRKLYLRRAADSDEPLLLHWANDSEVRSNSFSPKPITSEDHNQWFQNSLINPNRLILVAVDVTSHPLGQIRFDRNPVTDNVSVDLSLDTAVRGFGLASTLLHQGIQLMQECWGKDMLVFAEVFRKNIASNLTFAHYGFTLGALMQSQSVVFWWWRQ; encoded by the coding sequence GTGTCCACAAGGCCCACCTTGTATACTATCCCCGAAAGTAAACTCTTACTATCTTGTAAAAGCCGGAGCTTAGTTGATAGTTGGGGAACCCAGTATGGCCCCACCACTCCTCTCAACAAGGGAAGAAAGCTTTATTTGCGTAGGGCTGCCGACTCTGATGAGCCTCTGCTTCTGCATTGGGCTAATGACTCTGAGGTACGTTCTAATAGCTTCTCTCCAAAACCAATTACTTCTGAAGACCATAATCAATGGTTCCAAAACAGCCTTATAAACCCAAACAGGTTGATTCTAGTTGCTGTAGACGTAACTAGCCATCCTCTCGGTCAAATTCGCTTCGATCGAAACCCCGTTACTGACAATGTAAGTGTTGATCTCTCTCTAGACACAGCAGTCCGTGGTTTTGGTCTAGCCTCAACCTTACTACATCAAGGTATACAACTTATGCAAGAATGTTGGGGTAAAGATATGTTGGTTTTCGCCGAGGTCTTCAGAAAAAATATAGCGAGCAACCTTACCTTTGCTCACTATGGCTTTACACTAGGTGCTTTGATGCAATCTCAATCAGTGGTTTTTTGGTGGTGGCGGCAATAA
- a CDS encoding isocitrate/isopropylmalate dehydrogenase family protein — protein MLNLILETILTKHVSTAEVADALGKTGVMSGISSLNSGHFVAAEAFYICTWGNSNWSLHEQAQQIPPGHIVYVDTINCGDQAILGDLVARWLLIHQKSTGVIVNGLVRDVHRLRKEDYPIWCTGYTPLGCSNERVECSSSTDSYIKSQNKKFDGAILVADDSGCALIRSEFQNQDLLDRINFIKLQEDIRYFCTDKLKMSTYETVCLKRYLREVDLLPQELQASLQSFSIS, from the coding sequence ATGCTTAACTTAATCTTGGAAACAATTCTAACAAAGCATGTTTCTACCGCTGAAGTTGCCGACGCCTTAGGTAAGACTGGTGTTATGTCTGGAATCAGCTCACTTAATTCTGGTCATTTTGTAGCAGCTGAAGCCTTCTATATATGTACTTGGGGAAACTCTAACTGGTCCCTTCACGAGCAGGCGCAGCAGATTCCTCCTGGCCACATAGTCTATGTAGATACTATCAATTGTGGAGACCAGGCTATCTTAGGTGATCTTGTAGCAAGGTGGCTTTTAATTCATCAGAAATCCACTGGAGTTATCGTGAATGGCCTCGTACGAGATGTACATCGGCTACGTAAAGAAGATTATCCAATCTGGTGTACTGGTTATACACCACTAGGTTGCTCTAATGAGAGAGTTGAATGCTCCTCAAGTACTGATTCATATATCAAGTCCCAAAATAAAAAGTTCGATGGAGCTATATTAGTTGCTGATGATTCTGGTTGTGCTCTAATTAGATCAGAGTTCCAAAACCAAGACCTTTTGGACCGCATAAATTTTATCAAACTTCAAGAAGATATACGGTACTTTTGCACTGATAAGCTTAAGATGTCTACTTATGAAACGGTTTGCTTAAAGCGATACTTGAGAGAAGTTGACTTACTCCCTCAAGAACTTCAGGCATCCCTACAGTCTTTTAGTATTTCGTAG
- a CDS encoding UDP-4-amino-4, 6-dideoxy-N-acetyl-beta-L-altrosamine transaminase, translating into MNQPFLPYGHQTVTEADIDAVVDVLRSPFLTQGPAVPAFENNIAEKVGAQHAVAVNSATSALHLACRSVGLTLGDHVWTSPITFVASANCARYCGADIDFVDINLETGLINIPSLVRKLQEAEVRGTLPKAIIPVHLAGTSCDMRAIAALANLYGFCIIEDASHAIGGSYQGELIGNCRYSDICVFSFHAVKIITTGEGGVATTNSQHLARQMQQLRNHGVTKDTSEFQFPAAGPWSYEQQTLGFNYRMTDFQAALGCSQLQRLKTTVEKRNQLLEHYRLLTVGLPVSLLDIPSGVYSAAHLAVICLRNQSAQVHRHVFERLRLAGIGVQLHYSPVHLQPYYRQLGFQQGDFPKAEHYATSAISLPLFPRLSSQDQQHVVDTLTAILAMLV; encoded by the coding sequence GTGAACCAGCCTTTCCTACCCTACGGACATCAGACAGTTACAGAGGCAGATATCGATGCCGTCGTCGATGTTCTTCGTAGCCCATTTCTAACTCAAGGACCTGCTGTCCCAGCTTTCGAAAATAACATTGCTGAGAAGGTAGGTGCACAACATGCAGTTGCTGTTAATAGTGCTACTAGTGCATTACATCTGGCTTGCCGTTCAGTTGGTCTGACTTTAGGAGATCATGTCTGGACATCCCCGATCACGTTTGTCGCCTCAGCAAACTGCGCTCGTTATTGTGGCGCTGATATTGACTTTGTTGACATAAATTTGGAGACAGGACTGATTAACATACCTAGCTTGGTACGTAAGCTTCAAGAAGCAGAAGTTAGAGGCACGCTGCCTAAGGCCATCATACCTGTCCACCTTGCTGGTACTAGTTGCGACATGAGAGCTATTGCAGCCTTAGCTAATCTCTACGGATTTTGCATAATCGAGGATGCTAGTCATGCTATTGGCGGCAGCTATCAGGGGGAACTAATCGGTAATTGTCGCTACAGTGATATTTGTGTATTTAGCTTTCATGCCGTAAAGATCATCACAACTGGCGAAGGTGGTGTCGCTACCACCAATAGCCAGCACTTGGCTAGACAAATGCAACAGCTACGGAATCATGGTGTCACTAAGGATACTAGCGAGTTTCAGTTTCCTGCTGCAGGACCTTGGAGTTATGAACAACAAACGCTCGGATTTAATTATCGTATGACTGACTTTCAGGCTGCTTTAGGCTGCAGCCAATTACAACGTCTGAAAACTACTGTTGAGAAAAGAAACCAGCTGTTAGAGCATTACCGATTATTGACGGTAGGTTTGCCGGTTAGCCTTCTTGATATTCCTTCTGGTGTTTATTCGGCTGCACATTTAGCAGTGATTTGTCTTCGTAACCAAAGCGCGCAAGTACATCGGCATGTGTTTGAGAGGCTACGGCTAGCAGGCATAGGCGTGCAGCTTCACTACTCTCCTGTACATCTACAACCTTATTACCGACAGCTTGGGTTTCAGCAGGGTGATTTTCCAAAAGCCGAACACTACGCTACCAGCGCTATTAGCCTGCCATTATTTCCTAGGCTAAGTAGCCAAGATCAACAGCATGTGGTAGATACTCTTACTGCTATTCTAGCCATGTTAGTATAA
- a CDS encoding PIG-L family deacetylase — translation MADSVLVVAAHPDDEVLGCGGTIARHSDAGDYVQVLIVAEGATSRQEYYQGRRRGKEQISILAQAAKTAGAILGTTSVKLLNLPDNRLDSISRLDLARLVEVWVQKCHPNVIYVHHAGDVNIDHRRLHEAVVTACRPTPGNTVKRLLSFEVSSSTEWQPPGSGVAFHPNLFVDITNQWERKRQALDAYISEMRSWPHARSAQAVEHLARWRGAQIGVPVAEAFCLLRELI, via the coding sequence ATGGCTGATTCAGTTCTTGTTGTTGCCGCCCATCCCGATGACGAAGTACTAGGCTGTGGTGGTACCATAGCCCGACATTCTGATGCTGGCGATTATGTGCAAGTGCTAATTGTTGCTGAAGGCGCCACATCTAGACAAGAGTATTATCAAGGTCGTCGCCGAGGCAAAGAGCAGATATCAATCTTGGCTCAAGCTGCTAAAACAGCAGGGGCAATACTTGGGACAACAAGTGTTAAGCTTCTTAATCTCCCTGATAATCGACTCGATTCTATAAGTCGTCTAGACCTAGCCAGGCTAGTTGAAGTCTGGGTCCAAAAGTGCCACCCAAATGTGATCTATGTTCATCATGCTGGTGATGTTAACATCGACCACCGGCGGTTGCATGAGGCAGTTGTCACTGCCTGCCGACCAACACCAGGAAATACAGTGAAGCGCTTATTGAGTTTCGAAGTATCTAGCAGTACAGAATGGCAACCTCCAGGATCTGGAGTAGCATTTCACCCTAACTTATTTGTAGATATTACTAACCAATGGGAGCGCAAGCGACAGGCACTAGATGCCTACATTAGTGAGATGCGTTCGTGGCCTCATGCCAGGTCAGCCCAGGCCGTGGAACATCTGGCCCGCTGGCGTGGTGCTCAGATTGGTGTACCTGTTGCTGAAGCTTTCTGCCTATTAAGAGAGCTAATATGA
- a CDS encoding UDP-N-acetylglucosamine 4,6-dehydratase (inverting): MFNESSGLLITGGTGSFGKAFISHVLKSYPAVRQIVIYSRDELKQWEIQQLFPASDFPQLRFFIGDVRDQDRLRRALEHIDTVVHAAALKQVPAAEHNPIEFIKTNVLGAENVVQACLDSSVRRVVALSTDKAAAPINLYGATKLCSDKIFIAANNAKGARDLRYSVVRYGNVMGSRGSVIPFFLEKAKFGTLPITNPAMTRFNISLREGVEMVLWVLCHALGGELFVPKIPSYRITDVAEAICPSCKKPIVGIRPGEKIHEEMITISDSFSTVDLGNYFAILPSNSSFQERYASIGLTAKPVPAGFAYNSGSNPDFLTVDQLRALVREHIDPYFQPQ; encoded by the coding sequence ATGTTTAATGAATCAAGCGGCCTGCTAATTACGGGAGGAACTGGAAGTTTTGGCAAAGCTTTTATCTCCCATGTCTTAAAATCTTATCCAGCGGTCCGGCAAATTGTAATCTATAGTCGAGATGAATTAAAACAGTGGGAGATACAGCAGCTTTTCCCTGCATCTGATTTTCCACAGCTGAGATTCTTTATTGGTGACGTGCGTGATCAGGACCGCTTACGTCGAGCTCTCGAACATATAGACACAGTAGTTCATGCAGCCGCATTAAAACAAGTACCAGCTGCTGAGCATAATCCGATAGAGTTTATCAAGACTAATGTACTTGGTGCAGAGAATGTTGTCCAAGCATGCCTAGATTCTAGTGTACGACGTGTTGTAGCTTTAAGCACAGATAAAGCTGCAGCGCCAATCAATTTGTACGGCGCCACTAAACTGTGCTCAGACAAAATATTTATAGCAGCTAATAATGCTAAAGGAGCTCGAGATCTACGTTACTCAGTGGTTCGTTATGGTAATGTGATGGGCTCACGTGGCTCGGTAATACCATTTTTTCTTGAAAAAGCAAAGTTTGGCACCCTACCAATCACTAACCCAGCTATGACTCGTTTTAATATTTCCTTGCGCGAGGGCGTAGAAATGGTACTTTGGGTACTGTGCCATGCACTAGGTGGAGAGTTGTTCGTGCCAAAGATCCCTAGCTACCGGATTACCGATGTTGCTGAGGCAATCTGTCCTAGTTGCAAAAAGCCAATCGTAGGCATCCGTCCTGGCGAGAAAATACATGAGGAGATGATTACTATATCTGATAGCTTTTCAACCGTTGATCTGGGTAACTACTTTGCTATTCTCCCAAGTAATAGCTCTTTTCAAGAACGTTATGCATCAATAGGCTTGACAGCAAAACCAGTCCCTGCTGGTTTTGCCTACAACTCTGGTAGCAATCCTGATTTTTTAACTGTTGATCAGTTGCGTGCTCTAGTCCGAGAACATATTGACCCATATTTTCAGCCTCAGTGA
- a CDS encoding pseudaminic acid cytidylyltransferase, with product MTKLCVIPARGGSKRIPHKNIRPFRGKPVIAWSIEAAMKAGCFDAIIVSTDDIEIATVARSWGASVPFLRPGRLADDYANIVDVVAHAIDWALLHLELLTAVCCLYATAPFVQPNDLLQAAWQLEQFNTNTLLFTATSFPFPIERAIRLDTNGYAVSVDPKAITKRSQDLEEAFHDAGQFYWARPERWRSPLNFFDGSRPLLLPRWRVQDIDTEEDWYRAELMHAALDQYLIHG from the coding sequence ATGACAAAACTCTGTGTAATTCCAGCTCGTGGAGGTAGCAAACGCATTCCACACAAGAACATCCGCCCATTTAGAGGAAAACCAGTTATTGCATGGTCAATTGAGGCTGCTATGAAAGCAGGGTGCTTTGACGCTATAATTGTCAGCACTGATGACATTGAAATTGCTACGGTCGCGCGATCTTGGGGGGCTAGTGTCCCATTTCTTAGGCCTGGTCGACTTGCTGATGACTACGCTAATATAGTAGATGTAGTGGCTCATGCAATCGACTGGGCACTTCTACACCTAGAGTTATTGACTGCCGTATGCTGTCTGTATGCTACAGCGCCGTTTGTACAGCCAAATGATTTGCTTCAGGCCGCCTGGCAACTAGAGCAGTTTAACACTAACACCTTGCTATTCACCGCAACTAGTTTCCCATTTCCTATTGAGCGAGCTATACGGCTTGACACTAATGGGTATGCTGTCTCTGTTGACCCTAAAGCTATTACCAAGCGTAGTCAAGACCTCGAAGAAGCATTTCATGATGCTGGCCAATTCTATTGGGCTAGGCCAGAGCGTTGGAGAAGCCCACTCAACTTTTTCGATGGCTCGCGCCCTTTATTACTTCCGCGGTGGCGTGTACAAGATATTGACACAGAGGAAGACTGGTACCGTGCAGAACTAATGCATGCAGCTTTAGATCAATATCTAATTCATGGCTGA
- a CDS encoding aspartate kinase, whose translation MALLVQKFGGTSVGSVERIQAVARRVAISREEGHELVIVVSAMGKTTDQLTDLAKQISLEPPRREMDMLLATGEQVSIALLSMALHELDVPAVSMTGAQVGIVTESVHGRARILEVRTERLRSRLNNGQVVVVAGFQGTSAGGSGTAEITTLGRGGSDTSAVALAAALGAEACEIYTDVPGVLTTDPRIVPDAQLMERISCDEMLELASLGAAVLHPRAVEIARNYGVTLAVRSSWSDGPGTLITSRNNPIVLGCNGLELGKPVDAAELVENQAVLALSHVPDRPGIAAQLCESLSAGGINIDLIIQSTHNIDSNDITLTVPERDAGKSLALCQELLSRLGGYVNVEGGMSKISINGAGIMGRPGIAAQLFDTLSRAGISLRLIATSEVKVSCVIDASLGNKALRAVSKAFELSESQQYLNPEPGGDGEPDVRGVALDRHRALLSVRHVPDRLGAAAALCTTLADAGISLDAIVQSERRHEDASRDISFTLHQSDRGRADQALAPLLSQWSGATIEDSPAIARVSAVGAGMPSKTGTAGLMFRTLGDAGINIIMIATSEIRISCVILEDFANNAVKIIHEKFAHKPV comes from the coding sequence ATGGCACTACTAGTGCAAAAGTTTGGTGGCACATCCGTTGGAAGTGTAGAAAGGATTCAGGCAGTAGCCCGGCGAGTTGCTATCTCGCGCGAGGAAGGCCATGAGCTGGTAATAGTAGTTTCAGCTATGGGCAAAACTACTGATCAGCTTACAGACCTAGCGAAGCAGATTAGTTTAGAGCCGCCGAGGCGTGAAATGGATATGCTATTGGCTACCGGTGAGCAAGTCTCGATTGCACTATTGTCTATGGCCCTGCACGAACTCGACGTGCCGGCAGTTTCAATGACTGGTGCTCAGGTAGGCATCGTAACTGAATCAGTGCACGGCCGTGCCCGCATTTTAGAGGTGCGTACAGAACGGCTGCGTTCAAGATTAAACAATGGCCAGGTAGTAGTAGTTGCAGGATTTCAGGGTACCAGTGCAGGTGGAAGTGGCACTGCTGAAATAACCACACTTGGACGGGGTGGTTCTGATACTTCTGCAGTTGCACTCGCAGCAGCTTTAGGGGCCGAAGCCTGTGAAATTTACACTGATGTGCCAGGCGTACTCACCACTGACCCTCGAATAGTACCGGATGCACAGTTAATGGAACGGATTAGCTGTGATGAGATGCTGGAGTTAGCTAGCCTAGGTGCTGCTGTATTACATCCAAGAGCAGTAGAGATTGCTCGTAACTATGGAGTTACTTTAGCAGTCCGCTCCAGTTGGAGTGATGGCCCAGGAACACTTATAACAAGCAGAAATAACCCTATTGTCCTAGGCTGCAATGGGCTCGAACTAGGAAAACCTGTCGATGCAGCAGAACTTGTGGAAAATCAGGCAGTATTAGCACTTTCGCACGTTCCTGATAGACCAGGTATAGCAGCCCAATTGTGTGAATCGCTTTCAGCTGGTGGTATTAATATTGACCTAATAATTCAGTCAACTCACAACATCGATAGCAACGATATTACCCTTACAGTTCCTGAGAGAGATGCAGGTAAAAGCTTAGCCCTTTGTCAGGAGCTTCTTTCGAGGCTTGGCGGCTATGTAAATGTTGAAGGGGGCATGAGCAAGATTAGTATCAACGGTGCAGGTATTATGGGACGTCCTGGCATAGCTGCTCAGCTGTTTGATACGCTATCGCGCGCCGGAATCAGCTTGCGGCTGATTGCTACTAGTGAAGTAAAAGTAAGTTGCGTGATTGATGCATCATTAGGCAATAAAGCCTTGAGAGCTGTTAGCAAAGCATTTGAACTTAGTGAAAGTCAGCAATACCTCAATCCTGAACCAGGCGGAGATGGAGAACCTGACGTCCGTGGCGTAGCTCTAGACCGGCACCGTGCGCTCCTGAGTGTTCGGCATGTACCAGATCGTTTAGGTGCAGCTGCTGCACTTTGTACTACTCTTGCTGATGCTGGCATCAGCCTTGACGCAATTGTGCAGTCGGAGCGACGCCATGAAGATGCAAGCCGCGATATCAGTTTCACACTGCATCAATCAGATCGTGGTCGTGCAGATCAGGCTTTAGCTCCCTTGCTAAGTCAATGGTCTGGGGCAACTATAGAAGATAGTCCAGCTATCGCTCGAGTTAGCGCTGTCGGTGCTGGAATGCCAAGCAAGACAGGTACTGCAGGTCTAATGTTTAGAACTCTAGGAGATGCCGGAATTAATATAATAATGATCGCAACTAGTGAGATAAGAATTAGCTGTGTCATCTTAGAAGATTTTGCAAACAATGCCGTTAAGATTATTCATGAAAAATTTGCGCATAAACCTGTCTAA